In Thioalkalivibrio paradoxus ARh 1, the following are encoded in one genomic region:
- a CDS encoding acetyltransferase: protein MPRKLVLFGNGAVAEVLHHQFSRHTDYEIAGFTVDREFVGDGWCCGLPVVPWNDIAQAFPPDKHELMIAIGYVRVNRLRAERFQEAREMGYRLASYVHPRASLWDGLIVGENCRINENVIIQPFARIGDNVFIGAGSLIGHHTVIASHCHLSAGVHLAGQVEIGPYCYFGIHSTVRNRVKVAPRCVVGAGAVVLGDTVERGVYMAPAAERLPIDSDQLQPA from the coding sequence ATGCCCCGCAAGCTTGTCCTGTTCGGTAATGGCGCCGTCGCCGAGGTGCTGCACCACCAGTTTTCCCGTCATACCGATTACGAAATCGCCGGTTTCACCGTCGACCGCGAATTCGTTGGCGACGGCTGGTGCTGCGGGCTTCCGGTCGTACCCTGGAACGACATCGCGCAGGCGTTTCCGCCGGATAAACACGAACTCATGATTGCGATCGGCTACGTACGCGTGAACCGGCTGCGCGCGGAACGGTTCCAGGAGGCGCGTGAAATGGGGTATCGGCTGGCGAGCTACGTTCATCCCCGGGCGTCGCTGTGGGACGGACTGATCGTAGGCGAGAACTGTCGCATCAACGAGAATGTGATCATCCAGCCCTTTGCGCGCATCGGGGACAACGTGTTCATCGGCGCCGGCAGCCTGATCGGCCATCACACGGTGATCGCCAGCCATTGCCACCTGTCGGCGGGTGTGCACCTGGCCGGCCAGGTCGAGATCGGACCGTACTGCTACTTCGGCATCCATTCGACGGTGCGCAATCGCGTGAAGGTCGCACCCCGCTGCGTCGTCGGTGCCGGCGCGGTGGTGCTGGGTGACACGGTGGAACGCGGGGTATACATGGCGCCGGCGGCCGAGCGGTTGCCGATCGACAGCGACCAGCTACAGCCGGCCTGA
- a CDS encoding phosphate-starvation-inducible protein PsiE — protein MIDFQKTGKRALHVTEVAVLAVIAVATVIAILQEIALMVRALEVTLADLLLLFIFLEVLAMVGIYLKSGRLPVRLPLYIAIVALARYIIIDMKAMDFWAMLAVSLAILLITIAILVLRYGHIRFPYTDEGDGAEPPLTYRERRDS, from the coding sequence ATGATCGACTTCCAGAAAACCGGCAAAAGGGCGTTGCATGTGACCGAGGTCGCGGTGCTGGCCGTGATCGCGGTCGCGACGGTGATCGCGATCCTGCAGGAAATCGCGCTGATGGTGCGCGCCCTCGAGGTTACGCTGGCGGACCTCCTGCTGCTGTTCATCTTCCTGGAAGTGCTCGCGATGGTCGGGATTTATCTCAAGTCGGGCCGGTTGCCGGTGCGCCTGCCGCTGTACATCGCGATCGTCGCTCTGGCCCGTTACATCATCATCGACATGAAGGCGATGGATTTCTGGGCGATGCTCGCGGTGTCGCTGGCAATCCTGCTGATCACGATCGCGATCCTGGTGCTGCGCTACGGGCACATCCGGTTCCCCTATACCGACGAGGGCGACGGCGCCGAGCCGCCGCTGACCTACAGGGAACGGCGTGACAGCTGA
- a CDS encoding non-ribosomal peptide synthetase yields the protein MTAARRMLPPLDPQRSIPARIAEIAAYMPHALAVTSAGSAWTFARLQAESVRIARALLRQPVGTRQPVALMFGQDVQLIGAILGTLYAGRCFAVLDPGFPTERNFEILDNLGSDLLIADRAHAADAAAVTGPACRVIIDETLPEFPKTSLPGLDASPDSPLGVFHTTGTTGAPKGLLWRQSLSLRRALTDRDDTPIDCGDRLALLTSLCFPAAISDTFNALLNGASLHLYDMRHSGPTWLAEWLQHEQISCLRSPVALFRSLAGSLAPGARLAGLRALGLSGDALNPSDVSTARGLLPDDCRIIHRYSMSEAGMVARNILFSDTPIDADADAVPAGVVAPGKTVRLLDADGRAVPGGAAGEVAIGADGLVAGYWLNGRLVPLPTVPDPERPGGRLYRSGDIGRFLGDGRLQLVGRADHRVKIRGYRVEVQAIEAALRALGQVHDAAVAVHPDASGERSLTAFVVPVRGATAADIRHELRKKLPGYMVPSTFVTRSSLPLAANGKVDRGALGPEACMQTSQPARLLAPSSTADRIGRIFAELLGRDDFGPDDDFFALGGHSLLAARVLARVEAECNRRLPLSAFYAAPTATGLAAVLESGEATNPSPSEALDQVRQRALHDLGWL from the coding sequence ATGACCGCAGCCCGCCGCATGCTTCCGCCGCTGGATCCTCAGCGTTCGATTCCCGCACGGATTGCCGAGATCGCGGCGTACATGCCACACGCGCTGGCCGTGACGAGCGCCGGCTCCGCGTGGACCTTCGCCCGTCTGCAGGCCGAGTCGGTGCGCATCGCCCGTGCGTTGCTGCGCCAGCCCGTCGGAACGCGGCAGCCGGTTGCGTTGATGTTCGGTCAGGACGTGCAGCTGATCGGCGCGATCCTGGGCACCTTGTACGCGGGCCGATGCTTCGCGGTGCTGGACCCGGGGTTCCCGACCGAGCGCAATTTCGAGATCCTGGACAACCTCGGCAGTGATCTGTTGATCGCCGATCGTGCGCATGCCGCCGATGCCGCCGCGGTCACGGGTCCGGCGTGCCGTGTGATCATCGACGAAACGCTGCCGGAGTTCCCGAAGACGTCGTTACCCGGCCTCGACGCCTCGCCCGACAGCCCGCTCGGCGTGTTTCACACGACCGGCACGACCGGGGCGCCGAAGGGCTTGCTCTGGCGCCAGTCGCTGAGCCTGCGCCGTGCGCTGACCGATCGTGACGACACCCCGATCGACTGTGGCGATCGTCTCGCGCTGCTGACGTCACTATGCTTTCCGGCAGCGATCTCGGACACGTTCAACGCGTTGCTGAACGGTGCCTCGCTGCATCTCTACGACATGCGCCACAGCGGCCCGACCTGGCTTGCCGAGTGGCTGCAACATGAGCAGATCAGCTGCCTGCGCTCACCAGTTGCGCTGTTTCGCAGCTTGGCGGGCTCGCTCGCACCCGGCGCGCGGCTTGCCGGCCTGCGTGCCCTTGGTTTGTCTGGAGACGCGCTGAACCCCTCGGATGTGAGCACCGCACGGGGCCTCCTGCCCGACGACTGCCGCATCATTCATCGGTATTCGATGAGCGAGGCCGGCATGGTCGCGCGCAACATCCTGTTTTCCGACACGCCGATCGATGCCGACGCCGACGCCGTGCCCGCCGGCGTCGTAGCGCCGGGCAAGACTGTGCGGCTGCTCGACGCGGACGGGCGCGCCGTGCCGGGTGGAGCAGCGGGCGAGGTCGCCATCGGCGCCGATGGCCTCGTCGCCGGATACTGGCTCAACGGCCGGCTCGTGCCGCTGCCGACGGTGCCGGATCCGGAACGCCCCGGAGGACGCCTGTACCGCAGCGGCGACATCGGACGTTTCCTTGGCGACGGGCGGCTCCAACTCGTGGGCCGAGCGGATCACCGCGTCAAGATCCGCGGCTATCGGGTCGAGGTGCAGGCGATCGAGGCGGCACTGCGCGCCCTCGGCCAAGTGCACGATGCCGCCGTAGCGGTTCATCCTGACGCATCCGGCGAACGATCCCTGACCGCCTTCGTGGTGCCGGTGCGCGGGGCGACGGCGGCCGACATCCGGCACGAACTTCGCAAGAAGCTCCCCGGCTACATGGTGCCATCGACCTTCGTGACACGTTCCTCGCTGCCGCTGGCCGCCAACGGGAAGGTCGACCGCGGCGCGCTGGGTCCAGAGGCCTGCATGCAAACCAGCCAACCCGCCCGTTTGCTGGCGCCGAGCAGTACTGCTGACCGCATCGGCCGTATCTTCGCCGAACTGCTCGGGCGCGACGACTTCGGCCCCGACGATGACTTCTTCGCGCTGGGCGGGCACTCGCTGCTGGCCGCACGCGTGCTTGCACGTGTGGAGGCCGAGTGCAACCGCCGGCTGCCGCTGTCGGCGTTCTATGCCGCGCCGACTGCCACCGGGCTCGCAGCGGTATTGGAATCCGGCGAAGCGACGAACCCGTCGCCGTCGGAAGCGCTCGATCAGGTGCGCCAGCGTGCGCTGCACGATCTGGGCTGGCTATGA
- a CDS encoding 4'-phosphopantetheinyl transferase family protein — MMPRLPSPGIPHLWWIDAEAQEVAPWRAGILARYLGVLPADIRIVRNRFGKPMLGDPAPLAFNTSHSGGWTVLAISGGEPIGVDIEAVQAFPELGAVAHVHFAADVAAGIHALPAGRRARAFAREWTRLEARLKCAGHGFGRRETASWREGQIVSFSLGTIVGAIASEVPLMAPRWYRIARSQPRTSIGERRSGLPPIADLELA; from the coding sequence ATGATGCCGCGTCTACCTTCACCCGGAATCCCGCACCTGTGGTGGATCGACGCCGAGGCACAGGAGGTGGCGCCATGGCGTGCAGGGATCCTGGCGCGCTACCTCGGTGTGCTGCCGGCAGACATCCGGATCGTCCGGAACCGCTTCGGCAAACCGATGCTGGGTGATCCCGCACCGCTCGCGTTCAATACATCGCATTCCGGAGGATGGACCGTTCTGGCCATCTCGGGTGGCGAGCCGATCGGGGTCGACATCGAAGCGGTGCAGGCCTTTCCGGAACTCGGCGCCGTCGCCCACGTGCATTTTGCAGCCGACGTGGCCGCGGGGATCCACGCGTTGCCAGCCGGACGCCGCGCGCGAGCGTTCGCCCGGGAATGGACCCGGCTCGAGGCCCGATTGAAATGCGCAGGACATGGTTTCGGCCGACGCGAAACGGCCTCATGGCGTGAAGGGCAGATCGTGTCGTTTTCGTTGGGGACGATCGTCGGCGCGATCGCATCCGAGGTTCCGCTGATGGCGCCGCGCTGGTACCGTATCGCCCGGAGCCAGCCCCGGACTTCGATCGGAGAACGCCGTAGCGGTCTCCCGCCCATTGCCGACCTCGAGCTTGCATGA
- a CDS encoding isocitrate/isopropylmalate family dehydrogenase: MRYSHALPQPGSERQTSLVVGVLAGEGIGPEIVPLALDLLERVADAAGVRVELRHGGLIGKPAVTRHGASLSDEVIAFCEGVFADGGALFCGAGGDRFVYELRARFDLFCKFTPLCPHPVLSDSGALRPERLEGVDIVAVRENTGGMYLGEWSMEQAPAGGRTARHAFSYCEPQIARIVDVAARLAQTRRGRVTVTTKPGGVPAISTLWEEIASERCDAAGVHMQVLEIDNAVYQLIADPRQFDVVVSPNMFGDVMADGGAVLLGSRGMSFSGNFSPEGRGVFQTGHGAAHDLAGSDRANPVGQMLSLAMMLREAFGLDTEATCVEHAIADTLARGIRTPDIAGPGSTVVGTRDFGRAVGAALSARLEGREAAAHRAA, encoded by the coding sequence ATGAGATACAGCCACGCATTGCCACAACCAGGTTCTGAGCGTCAGACGTCACTCGTCGTCGGGGTTCTCGCCGGCGAGGGCATCGGACCCGAGATCGTTCCGCTCGCGCTCGATCTGCTGGAACGCGTCGCGGATGCAGCCGGCGTACGCGTCGAACTGCGACACGGCGGACTGATCGGGAAGCCAGCTGTGACACGCCATGGCGCGAGTCTCAGCGACGAGGTGATCGCTTTCTGTGAGGGTGTCTTCGCCGACGGCGGCGCGCTGTTCTGCGGCGCCGGTGGAGACCGCTTCGTGTACGAATTGCGGGCACGCTTCGATTTATTCTGCAAATTCACTCCGCTGTGCCCGCATCCTGTGCTGTCCGACTCCGGCGCGCTTCGGCCCGAGCGGCTTGAGGGGGTCGACATCGTTGCGGTGCGCGAAAACACGGGCGGCATGTACCTGGGTGAGTGGTCGATGGAGCAAGCGCCCGCGGGCGGCCGCACGGCTCGCCACGCGTTCAGCTACTGCGAGCCCCAGATCGCGCGCATCGTCGATGTCGCCGCGCGGCTTGCGCAGACCCGGCGCGGGCGGGTCACCGTTACGACCAAGCCCGGCGGTGTACCCGCCATCAGCACGCTCTGGGAAGAGATCGCCAGCGAGCGCTGCGATGCCGCTGGCGTGCATATGCAGGTACTGGAGATCGACAACGCGGTCTACCAGCTCATTGCCGATCCGAGACAATTCGACGTGGTCGTGTCCCCGAACATGTTCGGGGATGTGATGGCCGATGGCGGTGCGGTGCTGCTCGGCTCGCGCGGAATGTCGTTCTCCGGCAATTTCTCGCCGGAAGGTCGCGGCGTGTTTCAGACCGGCCATGGCGCGGCGCACGACCTTGCGGGCAGCGATCGCGCGAACCCGGTAGGGCAGATGCTGTCGCTGGCGATGATGCTGCGCGAGGCCTTCGGTCTCGACACCGAGGCCACGTGTGTGGAACACGCCATCGCCGATACACTCGCCCGCGGCATCCGCACGCCGGATATCGCCGGACCCGGGTCGACCGTGGTCGGTACGCGCGACTTCGGCCGGGCCGTCGGCGCAGCTTTGTCGGCGCGGCTTGAAGGGCGCGAGGCCGCGGCTCACAGGGCTGCCTGA